A DNA window from Streptomyces asoensis contains the following coding sequences:
- a CDS encoding VOC family protein, which yields MNADDRNMLARGRVATRLPAQDLERARRFYAERLGLEPVDERPGGLLYRCGGTEFALFASAGSAPGSFTQMGWEVGDVEAVVAELRSRGVVFEEVDAPGLVTKDGIAEVAGNYPSKGARGERAAWFRDSEGNLLGIGEPVG from the coding sequence ATGAACGCGGACGACAGGAACATGCTGGCCCGGGGGCGCGTGGCGACCCGGCTGCCCGCCCAGGACCTGGAGCGGGCGCGGCGTTTCTACGCCGAGCGGCTCGGTCTGGAGCCCGTCGACGAACGTCCCGGCGGGTTGCTGTACCGGTGCGGAGGAACGGAGTTCGCCCTGTTCGCGTCGGCGGGCTCCGCACCCGGCTCGTTCACCCAGATGGGATGGGAGGTCGGCGACGTCGAGGCCGTCGTGGCCGAGCTCAGGAGCCGGGGCGTGGTGTTCGAGGAGGTCGACGCTCCGGGGCTCGTCACGAAGGACGGGATCGCGGAGGTCGCCGGGAACTACCCGAGCAAGGGTGCGCGCGGGGAGCGCGCGGCCTGGTTCCGGGACAGCGAGGGGAACCTCCTCGGTATCGGCGAGCCGGTCGGGTGA
- a CDS encoding chitinase — MTTRSTHRRAVRGALGTAAVAALLTGLTGTPASGAAAATGQITGVGGKCVDIAGAATADGTAVQLYDCNGTAAQQWTVGADGTIRALGKCLDVASGGTADGTRTQLWTCNGSAAQQWTVSAARDIVNPQADKCLDATGNSSANGTPLQIWTCTGAANQKWTAPAGGGEPSPGPGAMAVAPYLYNGWGSPPSPTTVMNATGVKWFTLAFVLSNGYCNPQWDGGRPLTGGVDQQTIGTVRAAGGDVIPSFGGWSGNKLESSCGSAGELAAAYQKVINAYGLKAIDIDIEAAAYDSPTVQQRTVDALKTVKADNPGIKVYVTFGTGQTGPDSSLIGRAAASGLTVDSWTIMPFDFGGAGQNMGQLTVRAAEGLKTAVKNAYGYSDDQAYRRTGISSMNGITDNSETVTVADFRTILAYAQQRHLARLTFWSVNRDRPCTGGGADTCSGVAQQPWDFTRVFAQYAG; from the coding sequence ATGACCACGAGATCCACGCACCGACGCGCGGTCCGCGGCGCGCTGGGCACCGCGGCCGTCGCCGCGCTGCTCACCGGCCTGACCGGCACCCCGGCCAGCGGCGCCGCGGCGGCCACCGGACAGATCACCGGCGTCGGCGGCAAGTGCGTCGACATCGCGGGCGCCGCCACCGCCGACGGCACGGCCGTGCAGCTGTACGACTGCAACGGCACCGCGGCCCAGCAGTGGACCGTGGGCGCGGACGGCACGATCCGCGCCCTGGGCAAGTGTCTCGACGTCGCTTCCGGCGGCACCGCCGACGGGACGCGGACCCAGCTGTGGACGTGCAACGGCAGCGCGGCGCAGCAGTGGACGGTCAGCGCCGCTCGGGACATCGTCAACCCGCAGGCGGACAAGTGCCTGGACGCCACCGGCAACAGCTCGGCGAACGGCACCCCGTTGCAGATCTGGACCTGTACCGGCGCCGCCAACCAGAAGTGGACGGCACCCGCCGGCGGGGGAGAGCCGTCGCCAGGTCCCGGCGCCATGGCCGTCGCGCCCTACCTCTACAACGGCTGGGGCAGCCCGCCCAGCCCCACCACCGTGATGAACGCGACCGGCGTCAAGTGGTTCACGCTTGCCTTCGTCCTGAGCAACGGCTACTGCAACCCGCAGTGGGACGGCGGCCGTCCGCTCACCGGCGGAGTCGACCAGCAGACCATCGGCACGGTCCGGGCGGCGGGCGGCGACGTGATCCCGTCGTTCGGCGGCTGGAGCGGCAACAAGCTGGAGAGCTCCTGCGGCAGCGCGGGCGAACTGGCCGCCGCCTACCAGAAGGTCATCAACGCCTACGGGCTCAAGGCGATCGACATCGACATCGAGGCCGCGGCCTACGACAGCCCGACCGTGCAGCAGCGCACGGTCGACGCGCTGAAGACCGTCAAGGCCGACAACCCGGGTATCAAGGTGTACGTCACCTTCGGCACCGGCCAGACCGGCCCCGACAGCAGCCTGATCGGCAGGGCCGCCGCCTCCGGACTCACCGTGGACAGCTGGACGATCATGCCGTTCGACTTCGGCGGCGCGGGCCAGAACATGGGCCAGCTCACCGTCCGGGCGGCCGAGGGGCTCAAGACCGCGGTGAAGAACGCGTACGGCTACTCGGACGACCAGGCCTACCGGCGCACCGGCATCTCCTCGATGAACGGCATCACCGACAACAGCGAGACCGTGACCGTCGCCGACTTCCGCACCATCCTGGCCTACGCCCAGCAGCGTCACCTGGCCCGGCTGACCTTCTGGTCGGTCAACCGCGACCGGCCCTGCACCGGCGGCGGCGCCGACACCTGCTCGGGCGTGGCCCAGCAGCCCTGGGATTTCACCCGGGTCTTCGCGCAGTACGCCGGCTGA
- a CDS encoding PP2C family protein-serine/threonine phosphatase: MTRHHIVADGSRCSPVPRRAARPHRKGTTLRNESRSRIDDASAALPSPRRSAFSPAADVIGSELDLRMTGSHIVHALTPGFCDAAAVYLLERWRVEESAHPSAGVSGIEARRMALRVGPGALEDWEGVLPVGEVIAFPRETPYARALAAGQAQVLDAVDPYTSDRLIASGDGEARLGDLLSVASFLVVPLRLRDVPVGFVTCTRGPGRAPFAPSDVAAVEALAARAAVALDNGRQYERERRTSLAIRNSLPPGTAQEFAGCRTAHGCLPAGQGNLVGGDWSDVLKRPGDRVSLIVGDAMGHGPESAVAMIQLRTAVRTLAGLDISAADLIGRLDALAGDSPGVSFATCIYAEWDARRRTCTLVGAGHPPPLLRGPDGRTAPVTLTGAGLPLGLGAGSYEETVLSVPDPALLVLYSDGLVESRDADIDQEITRLARTVDAAAAVGPVLGDGPDALPSLCHRLLHSPTGTPASDDRTLLLAELTPAGG, translated from the coding sequence TTGACGCGTCATCATATAGTTGCGGACGGCTCGCGGTGCTCCCCTGTCCCCCGCCGCGCGGCCCGACCCCACCGGAAAGGCACGACCCTGCGGAACGAATCACGCAGCCGCATCGACGACGCCTCCGCCGCCCTGCCCTCGCCCCGCCGGTCGGCGTTCTCCCCCGCGGCCGACGTCATCGGCTCCGAACTCGACCTGCGCATGACCGGCAGCCACATCGTCCACGCGCTGACCCCCGGATTCTGCGACGCCGCCGCCGTCTACCTGCTGGAGCGGTGGCGCGTCGAGGAGAGCGCCCATCCGTCCGCCGGGGTGTCGGGGATCGAGGCGCGCCGGATGGCGCTGCGCGTCGGACCGGGGGCGCTGGAGGACTGGGAGGGCGTGCTGCCCGTCGGCGAGGTGATCGCCTTCCCGCGCGAGACGCCGTACGCCCGCGCCCTCGCCGCCGGCCAGGCGCAGGTGCTCGACGCCGTGGACCCGTACACCTCCGACCGGTTGATCGCCTCCGGCGACGGCGAGGCGCGCCTCGGCGACCTGCTGAGCGTGGCGTCCTTCCTCGTCGTGCCGCTGCGGTTGCGGGACGTGCCGGTCGGCTTCGTCACCTGCACCCGGGGGCCGGGGCGCGCGCCCTTCGCGCCTTCGGACGTGGCCGCCGTGGAGGCGCTGGCCGCGCGGGCCGCCGTCGCCCTCGACAACGGACGCCAGTACGAGCGCGAGCGGCGGACCTCGCTGGCCATCCGCAACAGCCTGCCGCCCGGCACCGCCCAGGAGTTCGCTGGCTGCCGGACGGCCCACGGCTGTCTGCCCGCCGGGCAGGGCAACCTCGTCGGCGGCGACTGGTCGGACGTGCTGAAGCGGCCGGGCGACCGGGTCAGCCTGATCGTCGGGGACGCCATGGGGCACGGGCCGGAGTCGGCCGTCGCGATGATCCAGCTGCGCACCGCCGTCCGCACCCTGGCGGGGCTCGACATCTCCGCGGCCGATCTCATAGGACGGCTCGACGCCCTCGCCGGGGACTCCCCCGGCGTGTCCTTCGCGACCTGCATCTACGCCGAGTGGGACGCCCGGCGCCGCACCTGCACCCTGGTCGGCGCGGGCCACCCGCCCCCGCTGCTGCGCGGCCCCGACGGCCGCACGGCCCCGGTCACCCTGACCGGGGCCGGCCTGCCCCTCGGGCTCGGCGCGGGCAGCTACGAGGAGACCGTGCTGAGCGTCCCCGATCCGGCCCTGCTGGTGCTCTACAGCGACGGCCTGGTCGAGTCCCGCGACGCCGACATCGACCAGGAGATCACCCGCCTGGCGCGCACCGTGGACGCGGCGGCGGCCGTCGGGCCCGTGCTCGGCGACGGCCCCGACGCCCTGCCGTCCCTGTGCCACCGCCTCCTGCACTCCCCGACCGGCACCCCCGCCTCCGACGACCGCACCCTCCTCCTGGCCGAACTGACCCCGGCGGGCGGCTGA
- a CDS encoding glycoside hydrolase family 16 protein, giving the protein MTSPSLPRRLLLPLASLLAFASLSTGAAQGASPTPAAPAARVAASAAAAAVTFSDEFDGPAGAAVDGARWQTETGDNVNNHERQYYTAGNRNAALDGQGHLVITARRENPGNYQCWYGRCEYTSARLNTSGRFTTTYGRVEARMKIPRGQGMWPAFWMLGNDIGQVGWPASGEIDVMENVGFEPSTVHGTLHGPGYSGSGGIGAGYTLPGGQAFADAFHTFAVDWSPNAITWSVDGTVYQRRTPADLGGRQWVFDKPFFVILNLAVGGYWPGDPDGSTALPQQLLVDYVRVSTDTAQPGGSGPITGIGGKCVDVAGANPANGTAVQLYDCNGTAAQQWTVGADGTIRALGKCLDVASGGTADGTPVQLYDCNGTAAQQWAVPAARDIVNPQANKCLDAAGGGSANGTRLQIWTCTGATQQKWTVTR; this is encoded by the coding sequence ATGACCTCTCCGAGCCTGCCCAGGCGCCTGCTCCTGCCGCTGGCCTCGCTCCTCGCCTTCGCGTCGCTGTCCACCGGAGCGGCGCAGGGCGCGTCCCCCACCCCGGCCGCACCCGCCGCACGCGTCGCCGCATCCGCCGCAGCGGCCGCCGTCACGTTCTCCGACGAGTTCGACGGCCCCGCCGGCGCCGCGGTGGACGGCGCCCGCTGGCAGACCGAGACCGGCGACAACGTCAACAACCACGAGCGGCAGTACTACACCGCGGGCAACCGCAACGCCGCCCTGGACGGCCAGGGCCACCTGGTGATCACCGCCCGCCGGGAGAACCCGGGCAACTACCAGTGCTGGTACGGACGGTGCGAGTACACCTCGGCCCGCCTGAACACCTCCGGCCGGTTCACCACGACGTACGGCCGGGTCGAGGCACGGATGAAGATCCCCCGCGGACAGGGCATGTGGCCCGCCTTCTGGATGCTGGGCAACGACATCGGCCAGGTCGGCTGGCCCGCCTCGGGTGAGATCGACGTCATGGAGAACGTGGGCTTCGAACCGTCCACGGTGCACGGCACCCTGCACGGCCCGGGCTACTCCGGCTCCGGGGGCATCGGCGCCGGGTACACCCTGCCCGGCGGACAGGCCTTCGCCGACGCCTTCCACACCTTCGCCGTCGACTGGAGCCCGAACGCGATCACCTGGTCCGTCGACGGCACCGTCTACCAGCGGCGCACGCCCGCCGACCTCGGCGGTCGGCAGTGGGTCTTCGACAAGCCCTTCTTCGTGATCCTCAACCTCGCCGTCGGCGGCTACTGGCCGGGCGACCCCGACGGCAGCACCGCGCTGCCCCAGCAACTCCTCGTCGACTACGTCCGCGTCAGCACCGACACGGCCCAGCCGGGCGGCAGCGGTCCCATCACGGGCATCGGCGGCAAGTGCGTGGACGTGGCCGGGGCCAACCCCGCCAACGGGACCGCCGTGCAGCTGTACGACTGCAACGGCACCGCGGCCCAGCAGTGGACGGTCGGCGCGGACGGCACGATCCGCGCCCTGGGCAAGTGCCTGGACGTCGCCTCGGGCGGCACCGCCGACGGCACCCCCGTCCAGCTGTACGACTGCAACGGCACCGCCGCCCAGCAGTGGGCCGTCCCCGCGGCCCGGGACATCGTCAACCCGCAGGCGAACAAGTGCCTGGACGCCGCGGGCGGCGGTTCGGCCAACGGAACCCGGTTGCAGATCTGGACCTGCACCGGCGCCACCCAGCAGAAGTGGACGGTGACCCGATGA
- a CDS encoding YciI family protein: protein MEFFCYHRDRSGSGALRDELIEEHWSYMDRYAAEMIARGPTFAADGVTASGSVHIVDLPDPAAARAFAFDEPNYQAGVYRDVLVRRWRNLLGRTMWEFPGGRTGGDRYLVLGLGPERDARPAVPSDRGELIAYGPLLSDDGVTSVGTAVLLRAPDPDAARAVLSPHAYADVEVHDWQFGGRPT from the coding sequence ATGGAGTTCTTCTGCTATCACCGTGACCGGTCAGGTTCCGGCGCGCTGCGCGACGAGCTGATCGAGGAGCACTGGTCCTACATGGACCGGTACGCGGCGGAGATGATCGCCCGGGGTCCGACGTTCGCCGCCGACGGTGTCACCGCCAGCGGCAGCGTGCACATCGTCGACCTCCCGGATCCCGCCGCCGCCCGCGCGTTCGCGTTCGACGAGCCGAACTACCAGGCCGGTGTGTACCGGGACGTGCTGGTGCGCAGATGGCGCAACCTGCTGGGGCGCACCATGTGGGAGTTCCCCGGCGGCCGCACCGGCGGGGACCGCTACCTGGTCCTCGGTCTGGGTCCGGAGCGGGACGCCCGTCCCGCCGTACCGTCCGACCGCGGCGAGCTGATCGCCTACGGCCCGCTGCTGTCCGACGACGGTGTCACCTCGGTGGGGACGGCGGTGCTGCTCAGAGCCCCGGACCCGGACGCGGCACGGGCCGTCCTGTCCCCGCACGCCTACGCGGACGTGGAGGTCCACGACTGGCAGTTCGGCGGACGGCCCACGTGA
- a CDS encoding antibiotic biosynthesis monooxygenase family protein yields MSVVKINVLTVPAEQRETLEKRFAARAHAVENSDGFEWFELLRPVEGTDTYLVYTRWRDEESFRAWLEGPMKAAHQGGGEGGPAGERPKPAATGSTLWSFEVVQQTAPGGE; encoded by the coding sequence ATGAGCGTAGTCAAGATCAACGTACTGACGGTCCCGGCGGAGCAGCGGGAGACCCTCGAGAAGCGGTTCGCCGCACGGGCGCACGCCGTGGAGAACTCCGACGGCTTCGAGTGGTTCGAACTCCTCCGCCCGGTCGAGGGCACCGACACCTACCTCGTCTACACCCGCTGGCGTGACGAGGAGTCGTTCCGGGCCTGGCTGGAGGGCCCCATGAAGGCGGCGCACCAGGGCGGCGGCGAGGGCGGCCCCGCGGGTGAGCGTCCCAAGCCCGCGGCCACGGGCTCCACCCTGTGGTCCTTCGAGGTGGTGCAGCAGACGGCGCCCGGGGGCGAGTGA